A portion of the Pleuronectes platessa chromosome 15, fPlePla1.1, whole genome shotgun sequence genome contains these proteins:
- the dpf2 gene encoding zinc finger protein ubi-d4 isoform X2, which produces MAAVVENVVKLLGEQYYRDAMEQCHNYNARLCAERSVRMPFLDSQTGVAQSNCYIWMEKRHRGPGLAPGQLYTYPSRRWRKKRRSHPPDDPRLVFPSVKSEVDLAVKKDTVLSSDGSSLEALLKGDSLDKRTTTEIRGSEEDSNTSDYTGVVTPAARIRKKIVEPDDFLDDLDDEDYEEDTPKRRGKGKGKGRGVGSSTRKKLDTAAQEDRDKPFACDICGKRYKNRPGLSYHYAHSHLAEEEGEQKEEAEINEPARPLPDEPKTPKKGPDGLALPNKYCDFCLGDSKTNLKTGQSEELVSCSDCGRSGHPSCLQFTSVMMAAVKTYHWQCIECKCCNICGTSENDDQLLFCDDCDRGYHMYCLNPPMSEPPEGSWSCHLCLELLKDKASIYQTQNAPPS; this is translated from the exons ATGGCAGCTGTTGTTGAGAATGTTGTCAAACT GCTCGGGGAGCAGTACTACAGGGATGCAATGGAGCAATGTCACAACTACAACGCCAGGCTCTGTGCTGAGAGGAGTGTCCGGATGCCGTTCCTCGACTCGCAGACCGGCGTAGCTCAGAGCAACTGCTACATTTGGATGGAGAAGAGACACAGGGGACCAG GCCTGGCTCCAGGGCAGCTCTACACCTACCCGtccaggagatggaggaagaaacgGCGATCTCATCCTCCAGATGACCCCCGACTTGTCTTCCCTTCTGTCAAGTCAG AGGTGGATTTAGCAGTGAAGAAGGATACTGTGCTGTCGTCGGACGGCAGCAGCCTGGAGGCCCTGCTGAAGGGAGATTCCTTGGACAAACGTACGACCACAGAGATCCGAGGGTCTGAAGAAGACTCAAACACGAGTGATTACACTGGAGTCGTGACCCCTGCAGCTCGGATCagaaag AAAATCGTCGAGCCTGACGACTTCCTGGACGACCTAGACGATGAAGATTATGAGGAAGATACACCTAAAAGAAGAGGCAAAGGGAAAGGGAAG GGTCGAGGAGTGGGCAGCAGCACCAGGAAGAAGCTGGACACAGCAGCACAGGAGGACAGGGACAAGCCGTTCGCCTGTGACA TCTGTGGGAAGCGCTACAAGAACCGTCCCGGCCTGAGTTACCACTACGCCCACTCCCacctggctgaggaggagggtgagcaGAAGGAGGAGGCGGAGATCAACGAGCCTGCCAGGCCGCTGCCAGATGAGCCTAAAA CTCCCAAAAAAGGCCCGGATGGTCTCGCGTTGCCTAATAAGTACTGTGATTTCTGCCTGGGAGACTCCAAAACCAACCTGAAGACTGGTCAGTCCGAGGAGTTGGTGTCCTGCTCCGACTGTGGACGCTCAG GCCACCCGTCTTGCCTGCAGTTCACTTCTGTGATGATGGCCGCTGTGAAGACGTACCACTGGCAGTGCATCGAGTGCAAGTGCTGCAACATCTGCGGCACCTCGGAGAACGAC GATCAGCTTCTGTTCTGTGACGACTGCGATCGAGGCTATCACATGTACTGTCTCAACCCACCCATGTCTGAGCCTCCAGAGG GGAGCTGGAGCTGTCATCTATGTCTGGAACTGTTAAAAGACAAGGCGTCCATCTACCAGACCCAGAACGCCCCCCCCTCGTGA
- the dpf2 gene encoding zinc finger protein ubi-d4 isoform X1, whose protein sequence is MAAVVENVVKLLGEQYYRDAMEQCHNYNARLCAERSVRMPFLDSQTGVAQSNCYIWMEKRHRGPGLAPGQLYTYPSRRWRKKRRSHPPDDPRLVFPSVKSEVDLAVKKDTVLSSDGSSLEALLKGDSLDKRTTTEIRGSEEDSNTSDYTGVVTPAARIRKKIVEPDDFLDDLDDEDYEEDTPKRRGKGKGKGRGVGSSTRKKLDTAAQEDRDKPFACDNTIKQKHISKPSERVCGKRYKNRPGLSYHYAHSHLAEEEGEQKEEAEINEPARPLPDEPKTPKKGPDGLALPNKYCDFCLGDSKTNLKTGQSEELVSCSDCGRSGHPSCLQFTSVMMAAVKTYHWQCIECKCCNICGTSENDDQLLFCDDCDRGYHMYCLNPPMSEPPEGSWSCHLCLELLKDKASIYQTQNAPPS, encoded by the exons ATGGCAGCTGTTGTTGAGAATGTTGTCAAACT GCTCGGGGAGCAGTACTACAGGGATGCAATGGAGCAATGTCACAACTACAACGCCAGGCTCTGTGCTGAGAGGAGTGTCCGGATGCCGTTCCTCGACTCGCAGACCGGCGTAGCTCAGAGCAACTGCTACATTTGGATGGAGAAGAGACACAGGGGACCAG GCCTGGCTCCAGGGCAGCTCTACACCTACCCGtccaggagatggaggaagaaacgGCGATCTCATCCTCCAGATGACCCCCGACTTGTCTTCCCTTCTGTCAAGTCAG AGGTGGATTTAGCAGTGAAGAAGGATACTGTGCTGTCGTCGGACGGCAGCAGCCTGGAGGCCCTGCTGAAGGGAGATTCCTTGGACAAACGTACGACCACAGAGATCCGAGGGTCTGAAGAAGACTCAAACACGAGTGATTACACTGGAGTCGTGACCCCTGCAGCTCGGATCagaaag AAAATCGTCGAGCCTGACGACTTCCTGGACGACCTAGACGATGAAGATTATGAGGAAGATACACCTAAAAGAAGAGGCAAAGGGAAAGGGAAG GGTCGAGGAGTGGGCAGCAGCACCAGGAAGAAGCTGGACACAGCAGCACAGGAGGACAGGGACAAGCCGTTCGCCTGTGACA acACTATCAAACAAAAGCATATTTCAAAACCTTCTGAAAGAG TCTGTGGGAAGCGCTACAAGAACCGTCCCGGCCTGAGTTACCACTACGCCCACTCCCacctggctgaggaggagggtgagcaGAAGGAGGAGGCGGAGATCAACGAGCCTGCCAGGCCGCTGCCAGATGAGCCTAAAA CTCCCAAAAAAGGCCCGGATGGTCTCGCGTTGCCTAATAAGTACTGTGATTTCTGCCTGGGAGACTCCAAAACCAACCTGAAGACTGGTCAGTCCGAGGAGTTGGTGTCCTGCTCCGACTGTGGACGCTCAG GCCACCCGTCTTGCCTGCAGTTCACTTCTGTGATGATGGCCGCTGTGAAGACGTACCACTGGCAGTGCATCGAGTGCAAGTGCTGCAACATCTGCGGCACCTCGGAGAACGAC GATCAGCTTCTGTTCTGTGACGACTGCGATCGAGGCTATCACATGTACTGTCTCAACCCACCCATGTCTGAGCCTCCAGAGG GGAGCTGGAGCTGTCATCTATGTCTGGAACTGTTAAAAGACAAGGCGTCCATCTACCAGACCCAGAACGCCCCCCCCTCGTGA